GGGTCGTCGATCTCGACGACCCCGGCTTCGAAGTTCAGCGGGTCGGCCGGGAAGAGCGCGACGCGTCGGTCGAAGACCATGAGTTTGAGCGGCAGGTCCGGTAACTCCCGGTAGATGCCACTGGCGTTGCCCAACTGGGCCAGGTGGGCGGTGGACCGGTCGCCGTCGCCGGGTGGGCGGCCGACGATCCGCATCTGCACACCCCGTTCGACCAGGGCGCGGTCGGTCGGCAACGCGGCAGCGGTCACCTCGGCGGTGAGCACCTCCTCGTTGTTGATCGCCAGATGTTCGTGTCGTTCGGCGGCGGCCAGGTGGGCGATCCGGCGCCGGGCCAGCGGTCGGCTGCCCCAGAGTCGGGTCCGGGACGGCTCCAGCGCCGGCAGTCGCAGACCGTCGATCGCCGCGAAGTGCCGCCGCCATCGGTCCCGGTCGGCGCTGGGTACGACCGGTCGACGCAACCGCCCCAGGACCTGCGGCAGCGGGCACGGGTGCCAGCGCCGGGAGACCCGGGCACTGCCGTGCACGGCCGGGGAACCGACCGGCTGGGCCGCCCGGAGCGCGGCCAGTTCGTCCAGGGCGGCGACCACCCGGGCCCGGGCGAGGCCGAGTTCCCGGCTCAGCTCGGTGTCCTTCCGACCACCGAGCATGGTCAGCGCCCGGTAGACGAGGTCCGCGTCGGGCGACACCCCCCAGCGGGTGAGGCGCGGAATCGTCGCGGTGGCGTCGGGCACCAGATCCTCCCGTTGACCTTCATGAGCGGTGTCCCCGCTCCCGCCCGTACACAGAACACCATCCGGTCAACGCGAGCGGAAGGCCCAGCAGGGCAGTTGCAGGATCATGCAACGGCCTGATCGGGAACGCTTGCCCAGCCGAGCCGGATTCCCGCATTGTCAGTGCACCGGTACGCGGCGGAGAGCTACGAAAAACGGGGGGTAGCTCTCCCCGCGACGAGGAACGGGTTCCCAGGGGTACGGGTTGGGGTCGTCATGGGGGCGGGGGCCCGGTCACGGTCACCGTCGGGTCATCAGCGCCGGGGTCAGGCGACTGGTGACCCGACGGTGGTCACCGGCCCGCCGCTGGCATACCGACCCACGACGCGGCGGCGACACCAGCGCCCTAGGGTGGGGTCATGCCCAGGACCATCGCCACCAACACGCAGGTCGACCGTGACCGTCTGACCGAGTTCCTCGCCCCGCGCCACCGGGCCATCCTGCTCACCACCCGCGCCGACGGCCGCCCGCAGTCGTCCCCGGTGACCTGTGGCGTCGACCCGGCCGGCCGGATCGTCATCTCGACCTATCCCGAGCGCGCGAAGGTGGTCAACCTCCGCCGCGACCCACGGGTCTCGGTCTGCGTCCTCTCCGACGACTGGAACGGGCCATGGGTCCAGGTCGACGGTACGGCCGAGGTGCTCGACCTGCCCGAGGCGCTGGAACCGCTGGTGGAGTACTTCCGTTGCATTTCGGGGGAGCACCCGAACTGGGACGAGTACCGGCAGGCGATGGTGTCCCAGGGCAAGTCGCTGATCCGGGTCACCATCGAGGGCTGGGGTCCGCTCGCCACCGGTGGTTTCCCGGCCCGGCTCGCCGACGCCTGAGCCCATCCCCGGGCGGTTTGCCGGTTCCAGCCCGGCCCCGGTCGGGCTGGGGCAGCATACGGAAATGACCCGTATCGAGACACCGTTCGGCTTCTCCTCCACCGCCGCCGAGGTGGCGGAGGGGACCGACCTGACCGGTCGTCGGGTGGTCGTCACCGGCGGGGCGTCGGGGATCGGGGTGGAGACCGCTCGGGCGTTGGCGGGGATCGGCGCCGAGGTGACCCTCGCCGTACGCAACACCGACGCCGGGGCGCGTACCGCCATGGACATCAGCGGCACCACCGGCAACAAGGAGGTCCGCGTCGCCCCGCTGGACCTGGCCGACCGTGCGTCGATCGCCGCGTTCGTCGACAACTGGGCCGGTCCACTGCACGTGCTGGTCAACAACGCCGGCATCATGGCGTCGCCGGAGCAGCGTACGACCGACGGGTGGGAGATGCAGTTCGCCACCAACCATCTCGGCCACTTCGCGCTCACCTTCGGCCTCTACGAAGCCCTGGCGGCGGCCGGGGGCGCCCGGATCGTCGCGGTCAGTTCCAGCGCGCACATGCTCTCGCCGGTGATCTTCGACGACGTCCAGTTCTACTTCCGCGCCTACGACCCCTGGCTGGCGTACGGGCAGTCCAAGTCCGCGAACATCCTCTTCGCGGTCGGCGCCACCGCCCGCTGGGGTGACGCGGGCATCACCGCGAACGCGTTGAACCCGGGCGCGATCGAGACCAATCTCCAGCGTCATGTCGGCGGCAAGCTGAGTACGCCGCCCGAGCTGATCAAGACGACCGAGCAGGGGGCCGCGACCTCGGTACTGCTGGCGACCTCACCGCTGCTCGACGGGATCGGTGGCCGCTACTTCGAGAACTGCCAGGAGGCGCCGGTGATCGAGCGGCGGGGCGACGAGTTCAGCGGGGTGGCGCCGTTCGTCCTTGACCGGGCCAACGCCGACCGGCTCTGGGAGATCTCGCTGCGACTGCTCGGCTGAGCGAGCGCGTTCATTCCGGTGGGCCGGCGAGGACCTGGAGTTGCAGGGGGCGGTAGTCGGTGTTCGGGTCAGCCACGGTGAAGCCGGCCGAGTCGAGGATGGACCAGGCCGCCTGCCGCATGGCCTCGGCGATGGCGCCGAAATGGCGCAGTACCGGGTCGTCGATCCGCTGTTCGGTGACGCTCTCCGCGACCGCGTTGCCGAGTCGTCGGTGTGGTCGCCAGAGGACGAAGACGCCGCCGGCCTCGTCGTCGCCGGGGTCGACGTCCACCGTCACACCGGCGAAGTAGTCGGGTTCGTTCTCGGTCGCGACCGGCAGGCCGGCCTCGGCGAGAGTGTCCCGGACCCGGGCCGCGAGTCGCTTCCAGTCGTCGAGCACCGCGGGCGACACGAGCGTGAACACGCCTGGACTCCTCCGGTGTCCGTCGGCGGCCGTGCCACCGGCCCGGCCCTGATCAACTGCAACGACCCTAGCAACGCCGGGTGTACGCGCAACCGCGCCGGCGTCCTGAGCTGCCCGGCCGCGCCCGTTGGCGGTCAAAACGGGGGTACGGCCGGAGCGGGCGCGGAGGAACGTACTGGCGGCGCAGTGATGGGGATGACGGTGCGGTTCCGGTGTGGCCCTTACGCGGCAACCTGCCGGAATTTCCCCGTCACCCCATTGACGTGGCTGGGGCAGCGCTCGTAGCTTTCGTGTCGAAGCCGTCAGTCGAAGCGCTTCGACCCTTCTGGCCTGCGACGACGATCCGTCCCTCGGCGTGCTCCGGGGCGACCGGATGATGGACGCCACCACCAGCCGATAGGACCGGGAATGAAGTTCAGCAACGGTTACTGGCGGATGCGCAACGGTGTGCACCCGCTCTATCCGATGCAGGTACGCGACGTCGCGGTGGAGCCCGCCGCGCTGACCGTGTACGCCCCCACGAAGAAGATCCTCGGCCGGGGCGACACCCTCAACCAGCCACTGATCACCGTACGGTGCAGTTCGCCGGCGCCGGACGTGATCGCGGTCAGGGTGGCGCACCTGCTCGGCGAGCGCCCCCGCCGCCCCGAGTTCCCGCTCGCCACCGACCCGGCGACCGAGGTACGGGTCAGCGACGGCGTCGACTACGCCACCCTCACCTCCGGTGCGCTCACCGCCCGGTTCCACCGGGGCGACGACTGGCGCCTCGAATTCGTCGCCGGTGACCGGGTGCTGACCAGCAGCGGGTACAAGAGCATGGCCGCGCTCGACACCGACGACGGCCCGTACGTCCGCGAGCAGCTCCTGCTCGGCGTCGGCGAGACGGTGTACGGGCTCGGCGAGCGCTTCGGCCCGGTGGTGAAGAACGGGCAGACCGTCGACATCTGGCAGGAGGACGGCGGCACCAGCAGCGAGCACGCGTACAAGAACGTGCCGTTCTACCTGACCACCGCCGGGTACGGCGTCTTCGTCAACCACCCCGGCAACGTGTCGTTCGAGGTCGGCGCCGAGGCGGTCTCGAAGGTCTCGTTCAGTGTCGCCGGGCAGTCGATGGAGTACCTGGTCATCTACGGCCCCACCCCCCGGGAGATCCTGCGCAGGTACACCGCGCTCACCGGCCGTCCCGCGCTCCCGCCGGCCTGGTCGTTCGGCCTCTGGCTGAGCACCTCCTTCACCACCTCGTACGACGAGGAGACGGTGCACAAGTTCGTCGGCGGCATGGCCGACCGGGACCTGCCGCTGTCGGTTTTCCACTTCGACTGCTTCTGGATGCGCGAGTTCCACTGGTCCGACTTCGAGTGGGACCCGAAGGTCTTCCCGGACCCGGTCGGCATGCTCAAGCGGCTGCGTGAGCGCAACCTGAGGATCTGCGTCTGGATCAACCCGTACATCGCCCAGCGGTCGGCGCTCTTCGCCGAGGGCATGGCGCACGGCTACCTGGTCCGGACCGCCAACGGAGACGTCTGGCAGTGGGACGAGTGGCAGGCCGGCATGGCGCTGGTCGACTTCACCAACCCCGAAGCCCGGACCTGGTACGCCGGGAAGCTGCGCGGTCTGCTGGAGATGGGGGTGGACGCGTTCAAGACCGACTTCGGTGAGCGGATCCCGACCGACGTGGTCTGGTACGACGGCTCGGACCCGGAACGGATGCACAACTACTACACCCAGATCTACAACCAGGTCGTCTTCGATCTGCTCCGGGAGCACCGGGGCGAGGGGGAGGCGGTGCTCTTCGCCCGTTCGGCCACCGCCGGTGGCCAGCAGTTCCCGGTGCACTGGGGTGGCGACAGCGAGTCCACTTTCGAGTCGATGGCCGAGACGCTGCGCGGCGGGCTCTCGCTGGCCATGTCCGGCTTCGGCTACTGGAGCCATGACATCGGCGGTTTCGAGGGCAAGCCGGATCCCGCCCTGTTCAAGCGCTGGGTGCCGTTCGGGCTGCTCTCCACGCACAGCCGCCTGCACGGCAGCCAGAGCTACCGGGTGCCGTGGGACTTCGACGAGGAGGCGGTGGACGTGCTGCGGACCTTCACCCGGCTCAAGGCGCGGCTGATGCCGTACCTGTTCGGGCAGGCGCTGGTCGCGCACCGGGAGGGGATGCCGGTGCTCCGGCCGCTGGTGGCCGAGTTCCCGGACGATCCGGCGGTGCCGTACCTGGAGCGGCAGTACCTGCTCGGCGACAGTCTGCTGGTGGCGCCGGTGTTCAACGCGGAGGGTGCGGTGAGCTACTACGTGCCGGAGGGCACCTGGACCGACCTGATCACCGGTACGGAGGTCGCCGGCCCGCGCTGGGTCCGGGAGTCGGTCGGCTTCGAGCGGGTGCCGGTCCTGGTCCGCCCCGGTACGGTGCTGCCGCTCGGCGCGGTGCAGGACCGCCCCGACTACCCGTACGCCGACGGGGTGACCCTGGCGGTCTACCAGCTCGCCGACGGCGCCGAGGTGACGGTGACCGTGCCCGCCCCCGACGGCACCGAGGCGGCGCGTTTCTCGGTCGTCCGTTCCGGGGCGACACTGACCGCGACCCGGCTCTCCGGCGCCCCCGCCCCCTGGGCGGTCCGCCCGACCCCCACCGCCGACCCCCACCCCGTCCCCGCCACCCACACCACCTGGACCGGCCCCTGCTGACCTTCCCCCGCCGATCATGAAGTTGGCGCGGACGTCGGCCCGGACTGTCCGCGCCAACTTCATGATCAACCCGGGTGGTCGGGTACGCGGCGCCAGTACTGGTGCTTCTTCCGTTCGTCGCGGACCACGTAACCGAGCTGACCCAGCTCCCCACGGATCCTGGACGCGTACCCGGACTTGTCCTCCTTCAACGCCTTCTGACGGGCGGCGAGAAGGACGTTCACCGCGTCCGGCAGGTCGCCGACCGGGGCCACCCAGAGCCGGTACTCGGCCCGGTGCGGATCCTCGGCGACCCACCGGAACCCGTGCGCCTCGAACGCCTCGCGCAGCGCCTCGGCGTCCAGATCCGACTTCTCCCGGGCCAGTTCCGCCCCGGCCGGGTCCAGCAGCACCAACTGCTTGCCGTCGAGGAAGACCAGCGCGATGTCCGCCCCGTCGACGCTCCGTACGGTCCCGTTCCCCCGAGACAGGGTGACCCGCTCGGCGGCGACGGTCACCGCCAACTGCTCGTGCACCGCCGCGACGGCGACGATCAGCCCGGCGACCAGGCCGATGGCGACCGCCCCGAGCGTCGCGGCCGGCTCGGGCAGGTCGTCCACGAACTTCGCCGGATACTTCACCGGTGCCCAGGGCAGCTTCATCAACCAACCGGTGATCGCGTTCAGCCCGCCGATGACACCCGCGCCGAGCAGCGGGAACAGACCCCAGATCAGCACCCGTACCCAGCCCGGCTCGGCCACCTTCCGCGCGTTCGCCGGCCCGGCCGGTCCGGCACCGGAGGCGGTCACCTACGACACCTCGCGCCGGACGATCCGTACCATTCCGGCGGCGAGCGGTAGCAGCACCCAGACCAGCACCGACACGGCGATCCGGCCCCACTGACCGGCGGTCACCTCGGACGTGGTCAGCGGCATCATGGTGACGCTGAGGTCGAGCCACTCCGCGACCCGGCGCAGCCCACTGATCAATCCGCCCAGGATCGACCACACCATCGGCAACACCAGGTAGAGCACGATCGCCAGCGGGGTGTTCAGGAACAGCATGCCGAACGCCACCCCCATCACCACGTTGACGACCTGGAACAGGGCCGCGTACGCGATGATGACCGGCTCGAACGACCAGGTGCCGGCCCCACCGGTCGCCCCCGCGAGCGCGGTGCCGATCGCGGCGACCGCCAGGCTGGCCAGCACCGAGGCGAGCGCGGCGATCGTCGCTGCGGCGATCTTCGCCACCAGCACCCGGGACCGCTGCGGCACCAGGGCGAACGTCGTCATCGCGGTGCGCTGCGACCACTCGCCGGTGACCAGCAGGATGCCGAGCACCGGCAGCAGGATGCCGACCGGAAGCAGCGACGGGACGAAGAAGTTGACGAAGGTCTGGTCCGCCTCCGGCATGACGAAGAGCTGGACGGTGACGATCGCCGCCGCGGCCAGGGCGATCACGATCAGCAGCCAGTAGCCGGCCCGGGTGTCGGTGAGCTTGCGCAGCTCGACCCCGGTGAGCCGGGCGAGCCCGGCACGCCGCAGCGCCGGATGCGTGGCCGGCCCGGCCGGCGAGGTGGTCGAGTTGATGGTCGCGGTGGTCATTTGACTGCCTCCAGTACCGAGTCACCGGCGGTCAGAGTGAGGAAGATCTGTTCCAGGCCGTTGCTCTCGGCGGAACGCAGCTCGATCAGGACCGCGCCGGCGTCAGCCGCGACCCGACCCACCGCCACCGGCTCCGCCTGCACCAGCAGGCTGCCGTCGGTGCTGGTGGTGGCGGTCAGCCCGGCCCGCTCCAACGCCGTACGCAGCGTCTGCGGGTCGAGCGCCCGAACCACCGTCCCGGTCCCGGCCAGCAGTTCGTCCTTGCTGCCCTGGGCGACGATCCGGCCACCCCCGATCACGACCAGCCGGTCCGCCACCGCCTCCACCTCCCGCAGCAGGTGGGAGGAGAGCAGCACGGTGCCACCCCGGTCGGCGAACTCGCGCAGCAGGCCGCGCATCCAGAAGATGCCCTCCGGGTCCAGGCCGTTCGCCGGCTCGTCCAGGATCAACACCCGGGGCTCACCGAGCAGCGCCTGCGCCAGGCCGAGCCGCTGCCGCATACCGAGCGAGTACTTCCCGACCCGCCGCTTCGCCGCGACCGCGTTCAGCCCGACCCGCTCCAGGGTCTCCCCGACCCGCCGCCGGTCGACCCCCATGGTCAACGCGGCCAGGGTCAGCGCCTCCTGGCCGGTACGCCCGGCGTGCTGGGCGGAGGCGTCCAGCAGGATGCCGATCTCCCGCCCCGGGTTCGGCAGGTCCTGGTACCGGACGCCGTTGATCGTCGCGGTGCCGGCCGAGGGCGGGGTCAGCCCGCAGATCATCCGCATCGTGGTGGACTTGCCGGCGCCGTTCGGACCGAGGAATCCGGTCACCGTGCCCGGTTCGCACTGGAACGTCACATCGTTGACGGCCGGATGGGCACCGTACCGTTTGCTCAGATGGTTGACCGCAATCATGCGACCAGCTTGACCGTCCGCTGCCACCCGCCGCTGCGGCCGTCGGTCGGCTTCGCGCGACCTTGGTCTACGGTCCGGCCTCGACTTTGGTCGCTGTCCGAGGCCGGTGACAGTTCGTAACATGGGGTCGTGACCGGTATCGCGGCTTCGGAGAACGCGTGGCTGCTGCCGTCCGCCCTGACCGCCGAGTCGGACCGGGCCGGACGCCAGCCGCGCCGGACCACCCGCGACTGGATCGTCGACTCGCTGATCTTCCTGATCGCCTTCGGCTTCGCCGTTTTGGTCTCCTGGGACCTGCACCAGCGCGATCAACCGACCCCGCTCGGCGGCACCATCCCGGAGTGGCTGCTCACCCTGGACGGCTGGTTCAGTGCCCTGCTCTGCGCCGTGCTCTGGGTACGCCGCCGTTGGCCGATCCAGCTCGCGGTGGCCGTGCTGCCGTTGAGCCTGATCTCGGCCCCGTCCGCGATGGTCGTCCTGATCCTGCTCTTCACCGTGGTGGTGCACCGGCCCTTCAAGGTGGCCGCACCAGTGGTCGGCCTGCACCTCCTGGCCGCGCTCGCCTTCTGCTGGATGCGCCCCGACCCCACCGTCAGCATCCGGGCCGCGGTCGCATTGGCCATCACGTTCACCGCCTCGGTGGTGCTCTGGGGCATGGTGGTCCGGGCCCGCCGCCAGTTGGTGGTCTCGCTGCGGGAACGGGCGCACCGGGCCGAGGCCGAGCAGCAGTTGCGCGTCTCCCAGGCCCGGCACCTGGAACGGACCCGGATCGCCCGGGAGATGCACGACGTGCTCGCCCACCGGATCTCGCTGCTCAGCCTGCACGCGGGGGCGCTCGAATTCCGCCCCGACGCACCATCGGACGAGGTGGCCCGGGCCGCCGGGGTGATCCGGGACAACGCCCACCAGGCGCTCCAGGACCTCCGTGAGGTGATCGGGGTGCTCCGCGAGGAGTCCGCCGCCGACGGACCGGAACGTCCCCAGCCGACCCTGGCGGACCTGTCCACGCTGGCCGAGGAGTCGCGGATGGCGGGGATGCGGGTCAGTGTCCGGGAGCGGGTCGAGCGGGCCGACGCGGTACCGGCCGGGATCGGGCGCAGCGCGTACCGGATCGTGCAGGAGGGGCTGACCAACGCCCGCAAGCACGCGTTCGGCGCCGCGGTCACGGTGACCGTCGCGGGTGGTCCCGGCACCGGGCTGAGCGTCGAGGTCTGCAACCGCTGGCCGGTCGGGCAACCGCCCGCGCAGCGGATTCCGGGCACCGGCACCGGACTGGTCGGGCTCACCGAGCGGACCAACCTGGCCGGCGGACGGCTGGAGCACGGCCGTACCGAGTCCGGTGACTTCCGGCTGGCGGCGTGGCTGCCGTGGTCGGCGTGAGGGACGGGGCAACGGGCGACAGCTCAGCGGTGAGCCCACCCATCCGGGTGCTGCTGGTCGACGACGACGCGTTGGTCCGGGCCGGCCTGTCCATGATCCTCGGCGGGGTGCCGGACCTGCGGGTGGTGGGGGAGGTGGCCGACGGTGCGGAGGTCGCCGCCGCGGTCGCCGCGTACGCCCCGGACGTGGTGTTGATGGACATCCGGATGCCCCGGGTGGACGGGCTCGCCGCGACCGAGGCGCTGCGCGCGGCACCCGACCCGCCCGAGGTGCTGGTGCTGACCACCTTCGACGCGGACGAGCACGTGCTCCGGGCGCTGCGGGCGGGGGCGAGCGGGTTCCTGCTCAAGGACACCCCACCGGCCGAGATCGTGCACGCGGTCCGTCGGGTCGCGGCGGGCGAGGCCACCCTGTCGCCAGCGGTCACCCGCCGGCTGATCGCGTACGCGACCGGTCCGACCGTGGGACCTCGGGCCGGTGCTCCGCCCGGGCCGGGTGGGCCCGGTGGTGTAGCACCGCGGCGGGACCGGGCGCTCCGGCAGCTCGCCGGGCTGAGCGAGCGGGAGCGGGAGGTCGCGCTGGCGCTCGGTCGGGGCTGCTCGAACGCGGAGATCTCGGCCGAGCTCTTCATGAGCGTGGCGACGGTCAAGGCGTACGTCTCCCGGTTGCTGGCCAAGCTGGAGCTGAACAATCGGGTGCAGGTGGCGCTGCTGGTGCACGACGCCGAACTGGTCTGAGCCGCGTTTGTCCGTTCGGCGTCTTCTCCAGATGACCGCACTTCTCACCTTCCGCTGCTGACGTCGGTCGATGCCTTCCCCAGAATGGCCAACGAGTATTCGTCTGATGACGATGAGTAGTCGTGGGTGGCGTGGGAGGCGGATGGCAATGCCGGACAGCAGACTCAGTCAGCCGCAACTGGCCGCCATCCTGGCCCGCTACGACATCGCCGCCCCCGGGGTGGTGCCGGAACCGGACGGAACCACGAACAGCAGCTACCTGATCCGGGGCAGGTCGGCGTCGTACGTGCTGACCGTGCTCGACGACCACGACGAGAACTCGGCCCGTCGGCTCACCGCCCTCCTCGACCACCTGGTCCGGCACGGGGTGCCGACGAGCCGCCCACTGCGCGGCCGGGACGGCACCGAACTGACCACCTTCGGAGGTACGCCGGTCCTGGTCAAGCAGTACCTGCGGGGCGACTGCCGGGCGCAACTGCCCCGGTACAACTGCGCCGCCGCCGGTGAGCTGCTCGGCCGGGTGCACACCGTGCCGGTCCCGAACTGGCTGCCCCGGCGCGGGCGTCGACTCCCCGCCGGTTGGTTGGCCCAGGTGGACACGTTCGCCGACCGGCGCTTCGCCGACTGGCTCCGCGAACAGTGGGTCGACGCAGCCGCCGTCGAAACCCTCGCCGGCCCGTACGGGCTGGTGCACGGTGAGTACGCCGCCCGGAACCTGGTCGTCGGCGAGGACGGGCGGCTCGCCGTACTCGACTGGGAGACGGCAAGCCACGACCTGCTCGTACTCGACCTCGGCGCGGCGCTGATCCGGCTCTGCGCCATCGACGGGCGATTCGACGCCGACCGTGCCGCCGCGCTGCTCGCCGGCTACCGGCGGAGCCGGGAACTGACCGACGCCGAGTACGCCCACCTGCGGGCCGCCGCGCACCACGCCGGACTCCGCATCGCCTACCACCGCTATCTGCGCTACCGGCGCAACCGCCCCAACCCGGTACGCGCACACCTCTACCGCGCCCTGCCCGGCTTCCTGGCCAGCCTCGACCAGCACTGGCCACGGCTCCTGGTCAACTCCGGGGCGCGGGGACGGTGACCGGATCACCCGGCCGGGGCCGGCCCGGTTCCAGCGTCGCCGCCACCTCACCCGCGAGCTGGTCCACGGTCAGCCACACCGTCGGGTCGGACCAGTAACCGGAGTGCCGGCCGGGCGCCGGCTCCGGCTGACCGTAGATGTGCCAGCTCGTCCTCGGATCCGGCAACTCCACGTCGACCGGGTGCGCCGTCGCCCCCGGATCGGGGACGAGGACCGAGCCACCGACGTAGTCGGTCAGGTAGTAGAAGTTCCGCCACTCGTACACCGCCGTACGGCCTGTTCCAGCGCTGCCCGGCGCCGCACCGCCGTCCGTCGACGGCGCGGTCGACGGCGCGAGCTGGCGTAGCACCCGGTCGTCGAAGTACGCCGGAAAGGCCCAGCCGTAGAGGGTGCGCAGCGGCGACCCGAAGGTCACCAGAGCCACCGTGTCGTCGGCGGGTCGGCTCTGCGCCTGGAGCAGCGCGGCGGCGGCGATGACCGTGCCCTGGCTGTGCGCGGCGAGCACCACCCGGCCGCCCCGGTCGTGGATCCGCCACAGCCGCCGCTGCACCTCCGGCACCGCCCGCTCGGCGTACGACGGTGGCGCCAGCGGGTGGTACGCGCGCGGCCAGAACGTCATCACGTCCCAGACCACGCCGATCCGCCGACGGCTCTCCAGGTTCCGCCAACCCCGACGCAGCAGCACGATCACCGCGAGCGGGATGCCGGAAGCCAGGTAACTGCCGATGGTGAACGCCCACTGGGTGCCCCAGGGCAGCTTGCCGTAGAGCCAGTAACGCGTCTGGATCGCGATCAGCACCAGCAGGCCGAGCGCGGCCATCGTGGTGAGCAGCTTGTCCAGGTCGTGCGCCATCCGGGCGACCCGGCGGGCCCGTGCCACCCGCGCACCCCAACGCCGACCGGCCGCCGACGAGCCCGGTACGTCGGCCGTGGACGGTACGGCGCCGGCCGCGTTGTACTGCCAGCGTCGCTCGTCCGTCGGCTCGTCCAGATTGCGCAGGTACCAGGCGCGGATCCGGTCCACGCTGGTCCGGTCGTTCCCGGCCCGCCAGTAGACGACCAGTTCGTAGAGGACGAAGAGCAGCACTATCGCCAGCGGCACCAGGGTCAGGTAGTGCAGCAGCTTGCCGACGATCGGGTAGAGGTACACCTCGGACTCGGCCACCGCCGCGTCGGGCAGCCTGCTCCGGGTCGACACCTCGGCCACCAGGTCGGCGAAGCGGGACATCGCGCCGAGCAGCACCACGTTGAGCGCGAAGACGCCGAGCACCAACGCGACGAAGGGGCCGAAGATGACGAACGTACCGCGCCGCCAGCCCCCGCACAGCAACGCCACCAGCACCAGGAGCAGGCTCACGAAGACGCCGCCGAGGGTCAGGCCGGCGACCACCGGGATGCCCGGCAGGTAGCCGAACGGTTGGACGTACCCGGGTTGGATCGTGGCGTACCAGCCGGCGCCGACCAGGCTGAGCGCGCCCAGCACGAGCACCACCGCCGCACTCCCCGGCGGACAGGCGTCGAGGGCGGTGAGTACGAGTACGGCGAGCATCACCCCCGCGCAGACCAGCAGTACGAGCAGATGCAGCCACCCGGCGGTGGCCGCCGTCGCGGCCTGCGACGAGGTGGCGTGCACGGTGTGGGTGAGGGTGAGCGCGACGAACCCGAGTCCCGCGCCGAGGTGCAGGTAGCCCAGGTCGAGGGTGCTGCGCCGGCCGGCCCAGAAGCTCGGGTCGGTCAGACCGACCGCCGGCTGGGCGGCGCTGCGCGGTGACTCGCGTGACGGCAGCCGCGACGGTGGGCTGACCGCCTCGTACCGGCCGATCGAACGCAGGGTGAGGACCGCGAGCAGGGCGACCAGGGCGAGCGGGACGAGCGCGCCGAGGAGCAGCCGACGGGCCGGGAAATCGGCCAGCATCGGGTCTCGCAGCGGGCGCAGCAGCCAGCTCTCCCGGGCGCAGCCGGCCCGGCCACCGCACTGGTACGCCAACAGTTCCAGAGCGGTGATCGCGGCGATGAGCAGCAGGTTGAGGGTGAGGAAGAGGGCGGCCCAGCGGACCGCCGTACGGTGCAGCCGGAATCGCCAGGGCGAGGCGTGGGTGCGGGGCATGCACATCCAGCCGGCCACGTTCGCCAGCGCGAACGGGAAGAGCAGCAGCCACAGCACCCGCGAGCCGGCGCGTGAGGTCAGCCCACCCCACGAGTACG
The Micromonospora pisi DNA segment above includes these coding regions:
- a CDS encoding LuxR C-terminal-related transcriptional regulator, which translates into the protein MPDATATIPRLTRWGVSPDADLVYRALTMLGGRKDTELSRELGLARARVVAALDELAALRAAQPVGSPAVHGSARVSRRWHPCPLPQVLGRLRRPVVPSADRDRWRRHFAAIDGLRLPALEPSRTRLWGSRPLARRRIAHLAAAERHEHLAINNEEVLTAEVTAAALPTDRALVERGVQMRIVGRPPGDGDRSTAHLAQLGNASGIYRELPDLPLKLMVFDRRVALFPADPLNFEAGVVEIDDPPAVQALCGLFDRLWAQGRDPHRQGVPPITLTPREQALVALLSAGHTDVSAANELKLSVRTVAYTMRELMDRLGVENRFQLALLLGAAGAAPIPTTRTAAPSPTGPPDRASPADKEDE
- the yicI gene encoding alpha-xylosidase; the encoded protein is MKFSNGYWRMRNGVHPLYPMQVRDVAVEPAALTVYAPTKKILGRGDTLNQPLITVRCSSPAPDVIAVRVAHLLGERPRRPEFPLATDPATEVRVSDGVDYATLTSGALTARFHRGDDWRLEFVAGDRVLTSSGYKSMAALDTDDGPYVREQLLLGVGETVYGLGERFGPVVKNGQTVDIWQEDGGTSSEHAYKNVPFYLTTAGYGVFVNHPGNVSFEVGAEAVSKVSFSVAGQSMEYLVIYGPTPREILRRYTALTGRPALPPAWSFGLWLSTSFTTSYDEETVHKFVGGMADRDLPLSVFHFDCFWMREFHWSDFEWDPKVFPDPVGMLKRLRERNLRICVWINPYIAQRSALFAEGMAHGYLVRTANGDVWQWDEWQAGMALVDFTNPEARTWYAGKLRGLLEMGVDAFKTDFGERIPTDVVWYDGSDPERMHNYYTQIYNQVVFDLLREHRGEGEAVLFARSATAGGQQFPVHWGGDSESTFESMAETLRGGLSLAMSGFGYWSHDIGGFEGKPDPALFKRWVPFGLLSTHSRLHGSQSYRVPWDFDEEAVDVLRTFTRLKARLMPYLFGQALVAHREGMPVLRPLVAEFPDDPAVPYLERQYLLGDSLLVAPVFNAEGAVSYYVPEGTWTDLITGTEVAGPRWVRESVGFERVPVLVRPGTVLPLGAVQDRPDYPYADGVTLAVYQLADGAEVTVTVPAPDGTEAARFSVVRSGATLTATRLSGAPAPWAVRPTPTADPHPVPATHTTWTGPC
- a CDS encoding PPOX class F420-dependent oxidoreductase, with amino-acid sequence MPRTIATNTQVDRDRLTEFLAPRHRAILLTTRADGRPQSSPVTCGVDPAGRIVISTYPERAKVVNLRRDPRVSVCVLSDDWNGPWVQVDGTAEVLDLPEALEPLVEYFRCISGEHPNWDEYRQAMVSQGKSLIRVTIEGWGPLATGGFPARLADA
- a CDS encoding SDR family NAD(P)-dependent oxidoreductase, with the protein product MTRIETPFGFSSTAAEVAEGTDLTGRRVVVTGGASGIGVETARALAGIGAEVTLAVRNTDAGARTAMDISGTTGNKEVRVAPLDLADRASIAAFVDNWAGPLHVLVNNAGIMASPEQRTTDGWEMQFATNHLGHFALTFGLYEALAAAGGARIVAVSSSAHMLSPVIFDDVQFYFRAYDPWLAYGQSKSANILFAVGATARWGDAGITANALNPGAIETNLQRHVGGKLSTPPELIKTTEQGAATSVLLATSPLLDGIGGRYFENCQEAPVIERRGDEFSGVAPFVLDRANADRLWEISLRLLG
- a CDS encoding YqeB family protein, producing the protein MTASGAGPAGPANARKVAEPGWVRVLIWGLFPLLGAGVIGGLNAITGWLMKLPWAPVKYPAKFVDDLPEPAATLGAVAIGLVAGLIVAVAAVHEQLAVTVAAERVTLSRGNGTVRSVDGADIALVFLDGKQLVLLDPAGAELAREKSDLDAEALREAFEAHGFRWVAEDPHRAEYRLWVAPVGDLPDAVNVLLAARQKALKEDKSGYASRIRGELGQLGYVVRDERKKHQYWRRVPDHPG
- a CDS encoding ABC transporter permease, with protein sequence MTTATINSTTSPAGPATHPALRRAGLARLTGVELRKLTDTRAGYWLLIVIALAAAAIVTVQLFVMPEADQTFVNFFVPSLLPVGILLPVLGILLVTGEWSQRTAMTTFALVPQRSRVLVAKIAAATIAALASVLASLAVAAIGTALAGATGGAGTWSFEPVIIAYAALFQVVNVVMGVAFGMLFLNTPLAIVLYLVLPMVWSILGGLISGLRRVAEWLDLSVTMMPLTTSEVTAGQWGRIAVSVLVWVLLPLAAGMVRIVRREVS